One window of the Synechococcus sp. CC9311 genome contains the following:
- a CDS encoding Coq4 family protein produces MPRTRELLRSVKNLRILHEIAVTEGALKGVGDLIDNFIDSEAMVISIARFKALPGGAEMMEQRFPAFQPQIEVLERLPEGTLGRAYAGMIRSLNYDADFFRPRDTSTEGLWLTQRIATTHDIHHVIAGLNTQAQGESAVLAITATQIGFPAYVLLNLLASFKAFRFQPADHEAISRAIAHGQRVGLQAKPLVLQRWEEGWEKPLSQWREELAIPMATGETFSANYE; encoded by the coding sequence ATGCCACGAACCCGAGAACTGCTGCGCTCCGTTAAAAATTTGCGCATCCTGCACGAGATTGCAGTTACCGAGGGAGCACTCAAAGGGGTAGGTGACCTGATCGACAACTTCATCGACAGTGAGGCGATGGTGATTTCAATCGCGCGCTTTAAAGCCTTACCTGGCGGCGCAGAAATGATGGAACAGCGCTTCCCAGCCTTTCAGCCACAGATTGAGGTGCTGGAGAGGCTCCCGGAAGGAACATTGGGCCGGGCCTATGCAGGAATGATTCGCAGCTTGAATTACGACGCTGACTTTTTCCGTCCCCGAGACACAAGCACAGAAGGGCTCTGGCTCACTCAACGCATCGCCACCACCCATGACATTCATCACGTCATCGCTGGGCTCAACACCCAAGCGCAAGGGGAGTCAGCAGTGTTGGCAATCACAGCCACTCAGATTGGCTTCCCCGCCTACGTACTCCTCAACCTTCTGGCCAGTTTTAAGGCCTTCCGCTTTCAACCAGCTGACCACGAAGCCATCAGTCGAGCCATCGCTCATGGACAGCGCGTAGGCCTGCAGGCCAAGCCCCTCGTCTTACAGCGTTGGGAGGAAGGCTGGGAGAAACCTCTGAGCCAATGGAGAGAAGAACTCGCCATCCCTATGGCCACAGGCGAGACTTTCAGCGCGAACTACGAATAA
- a CDS encoding SufE family protein: protein MADPSCSSSQYGSEALDRLADRLSGTPDPRKRYEYVLWLAKKLPAMPVELQTEDRKVQGCVSQVFIHADLRDNHVYWQGESDALITKGLLALLIKGMSDLTPDQVLAVNPAFIAATGLQASLTPSRANGFLNILRAMQSQAHALKNTDNAIYS, encoded by the coding sequence ATGGCAGACCCTAGCTGCTCTTCAAGCCAATACGGAAGCGAGGCACTAGACCGCCTGGCAGATCGACTCAGCGGCACGCCAGACCCACGCAAGCGTTACGAATACGTGCTGTGGCTGGCCAAAAAGCTCCCGGCCATGCCAGTCGAACTTCAAACCGAAGACCGCAAGGTTCAAGGTTGCGTGTCTCAAGTATTTATTCACGCCGATCTCAGGGACAACCATGTGTATTGGCAGGGAGAGTCCGATGCATTGATCACCAAAGGGTTACTCGCCCTACTCATTAAAGGGATGAGTGATCTCACCCCTGATCAGGTCTTGGCAGTCAACCCTGCGTTCATTGCCGCTACCGGTCTGCAAGCAAGCCTTACCCCCTCGAGAGCCAACGGGTTCCTCAATATTTTGCGAGCGATGCAATCCCAGGCTCATGCCCTAAAAAACACCGATAATGCGATCTATTCATAG
- a CDS encoding MFS transporter: MAFIRLLASFGAGGVIYLTPIVFHQASFTAVQVSQGLAASALIGTVARLLSGVLLDRGLTCSWPVRAAALLALMADLVLFQATGFNGYLVGQLLIGVAAGLYFPAIELAVPLSCSGFTSSRGYALARSADALGVAAGALVGAVLTAMEMIRMVYAVEAAAVLSMLVVLLLTPLPDGRAALLHASAAITNNHKLNAENASHGDTKTENKANPEADWRWLLPLIPVLIVSVIATGIVSLMQSALPLDMVRGGLARAPLSEASSGGLIAWQLLLLMVLQWPIGNWVAKRSLRFGLGMGLLGFITGCLLLAGSALWAGGSSLIALAMVPIAFGEAAFLPTAAEAMVEETPLQHRGLAMALFSQCFAISAIAAPLLAGALLDQQGHGLVLWLLMAGTCLAVVPLLKAVRPRYKPNLSGSPIEEPLDATNPRTAALR; this comes from the coding sequence GTGGCGTTTATTCGCCTGCTCGCTTCTTTTGGAGCGGGTGGTGTCATTTATCTGACACCGATCGTGTTTCACCAGGCCAGCTTCACGGCAGTGCAAGTGAGTCAAGGATTGGCGGCGTCTGCCTTGATCGGCACGGTGGCCAGGCTGTTGAGTGGGGTCTTGCTGGACCGCGGTCTTACCTGCTCATGGCCAGTCCGAGCAGCTGCTCTGCTCGCCTTGATGGCGGATTTGGTGTTGTTTCAGGCCACAGGCTTCAACGGATACCTCGTTGGACAGTTGCTGATCGGAGTGGCGGCCGGCCTCTATTTCCCTGCGATTGAATTGGCCGTTCCATTGAGCTGCAGCGGTTTTACTTCCAGCCGTGGATACGCTCTCGCTCGCAGCGCTGACGCCTTAGGAGTTGCCGCTGGCGCCTTAGTTGGTGCGGTGTTGACCGCCATGGAGATGATCCGGATGGTCTATGCGGTGGAGGCCGCGGCCGTATTAAGCATGCTGGTGGTGTTGTTGCTCACGCCCCTACCAGACGGACGGGCAGCGCTACTCCATGCCAGCGCCGCGATCACGAATAACCACAAACTCAACGCTGAGAATGCGTCGCACGGCGACACCAAGACAGAAAACAAAGCCAACCCAGAGGCCGATTGGCGCTGGCTTCTGCCCCTGATTCCAGTGCTCATCGTCAGTGTGATCGCCACTGGAATCGTGTCTTTAATGCAAAGCGCACTGCCGCTCGACATGGTGCGTGGAGGGCTTGCCCGCGCACCGCTCAGCGAAGCCTCGAGCGGCGGCTTGATTGCTTGGCAGCTACTTCTCTTGATGGTGCTTCAGTGGCCCATCGGCAACTGGGTTGCAAAGCGCAGTCTGCGTTTTGGCCTTGGCATGGGCCTACTTGGATTCATCACAGGCTGCCTCTTATTGGCTGGGTCAGCGCTCTGGGCGGGAGGCAGCAGCCTGATTGCGCTTGCGATGGTTCCGATCGCCTTTGGAGAGGCGGCTTTTTTACCAACCGCAGCAGAAGCAATGGTGGAGGAGACACCACTGCAACATCGCGGTTTAGCCATGGCCTTGTTCTCGCAGTGCTTTGCGATCAGTGCCATCGCAGCACCTCTCTTAGCAGGTGCCCTTTTAGACCAACAGGGTCACGGCTTGGTGCTTTGGTTATTGATGGCTGGCACTTGCTTAGCAGTGGTGCCCCTGCTGAAGGCCGTTAGGCCCCGCTACAAGCCAAATTTGAGTGGAAGCCCAATTGAGGAACCCTTAGATGCCACGAACCCGAGAACTGCTGCGCTCCGTTAA
- a CDS encoding 5-formyltetrahydrofolate cyclo-ligase — MNKQALRSEYRRVRHALMPKLNAALVQSVLAHLNAQPRPHRQGAIGITWPLPGEPDLRQLAELQPAPLALPATAEDYSVTYHPWLEAPSPTELRGDAFSIPAPLSSPALKPEAIALLLIPALSIDQHGVRLGYGGGCYDRLLIQPGWSTLPTFAVLPEACIHPTLLPAEPWDRPLDGWITEQGCSLRRASQQSECSAR, encoded by the coding sequence ATGAATAAACAGGCACTTAGGTCTGAATACCGCCGTGTGCGCCATGCGCTGATGCCAAAGCTGAATGCGGCACTGGTTCAAAGCGTGCTCGCTCATCTGAACGCCCAGCCACGTCCTCACCGCCAAGGAGCCATTGGAATCACCTGGCCACTTCCGGGAGAACCAGATCTACGCCAGCTGGCCGAACTTCAGCCTGCCCCCCTTGCCCTGCCTGCAACGGCAGAGGACTACAGCGTCACCTATCACCCTTGGCTAGAGGCCCCATCGCCAACAGAGCTTCGCGGAGATGCCTTTTCCATTCCTGCCCCACTCTCATCACCAGCCTTGAAACCAGAGGCAATCGCCCTCTTGCTCATTCCCGCCCTTTCAATCGATCAACACGGCGTGCGCCTTGGCTACGGAGGCGGCTGTTATGACCGATTGCTCATCCAACCGGGGTGGTCAACGCTGCCGACCTTCGCAGTCCTACCAGAGGCTTGCATTCATCCCACCTTGCTACCGGCAGAACCCTGGGATCGGCCCTTGGATGGCTGGATCACTGAGCAAGGCTGCAGCTTGCGTAGGGCTAGCCAGCAGAGCGAATGTTCTGCAAGATGA
- a CDS encoding ABC transporter permease, with protein sequence MARGRELFRYCATRLALAPLMLWLIASLVFLLLRVAPGDPVDAVLGSRAPEAAKAALRSSLGLDQSLWNQYLDFLSRLVHGDLGVALINNESVRSIISKTLPASLELGITALIISAVLGLAVGFSGIARPEGKFDLAGRFYGIGTYALPPFWAAMLIQLVFAVMLGWLPVGGRFPPSLIPPEGSGFLIFDSVISGNWSALQGTIRHLVLPACTLGLLLSGVFTNALRLNLNRTLRSDYVESARSRGLSENQVVLRHALPNALLPVLTIAGITVASLIGGALLIEVTFSWPGIAMRLQESINQRDYPVVQGIVVAIAALVVMVSVAVDLLVAVLDPRIRY encoded by the coding sequence ATGGCACGGGGAAGGGAGCTTTTTCGCTACTGCGCAACGCGACTCGCACTAGCTCCACTGATGCTTTGGCTGATCGCCAGCCTGGTGTTTCTGCTACTCCGTGTCGCTCCAGGGGACCCTGTGGATGCAGTACTTGGGAGTAGGGCCCCAGAAGCGGCCAAAGCCGCCCTAAGGAGCAGCTTGGGCCTCGATCAATCACTTTGGAATCAATATTTAGATTTTCTAAGCCGACTCGTTCATGGAGATTTAGGCGTTGCCCTGATTAATAACGAGTCGGTGCGTTCGATCATCAGCAAAACGCTCCCTGCAAGCCTGGAATTGGGCATCACAGCCTTAATCATCTCGGCCGTTTTGGGCTTGGCCGTGGGATTTAGCGGGATTGCTCGACCCGAGGGGAAATTTGACCTCGCAGGCCGCTTCTATGGAATTGGCACCTATGCGTTACCCCCCTTTTGGGCGGCCATGCTCATCCAGCTCGTGTTTGCGGTCATGCTCGGCTGGTTGCCCGTTGGCGGCAGATTCCCTCCCAGCTTGATCCCCCCAGAGGGCAGCGGTTTTCTGATCTTTGACAGCGTGATCAGCGGCAATTGGTCGGCCCTCCAAGGAACCATTCGGCACCTCGTTCTTCCGGCCTGCACCTTGGGCCTACTGCTGAGTGGAGTGTTCACGAACGCGCTAAGGCTGAATCTGAACCGCACCTTGAGATCGGATTATGTGGAATCAGCGAGGAGCCGAGGACTGAGCGAAAATCAGGTAGTGCTGCGCCATGCCCTACCCAATGCTCTGCTGCCCGTACTCACCATTGCAGGCATCACGGTTGCATCGCTCATCGGTGGAGCTCTGCTGATCGAAGTGACCTTCTCCTGGCCAGGAATTGCCATGCGCCTTCAAGAGAGCATCAACCAACGCGACTATCCGGTTGTGCAAGGCATCGTTGTGGCCATCGCCGCCCTCGTCGTGATGGTGAGCGTGGCCGTTGATCTCTTGGTGGCAGTGCTCGATCCTCGCATCCGTTACTGA
- a CDS encoding ABC transporter substrate-binding protein produces MAVDLKNRCVTDRRRFSLQASVLIGLALAFSQSACQPKRQSERLTVASAGRISSLDPALASTTGALQVLSALGDTLYIRGNNGDFEPQLAASKPEVSVDGLSITIPLRRDVLFHDGSRFDAKAMAFSLNRFLRIGSQRYLLSNRIAAIETPSTFEIRLRLKQPSSSIESLLTSPYLTPVSPKAYANHADRFLNDRFIGTGPYTLSSFRNTQQRLIPFRQYWGDPPNNVGLDLINLSNSTALFGALISGEVDVLLSNSIDEDQKRALSQRADKTLLQESKGPAMNITFVTLRSNSPPLQSQTVRRALAHSLDRRLISTRVSYSQREPLRSLIPPSLRGGKTEPWPTYNLATARKLFQKAGYCKGRRLQVPFTFRTNVPSDRLMALTWQAQLKRDLPNCVQMTLNGVESTTVYKQLSEGSFEAVILDWSGSYPDPEAYLSPLLSCKRAKGNICEKGEAVDGGTFWTTPGLQEALSRSDMLKGNPRLQELANVDAIAARGAPYIPVWFVAPKAWAQLRLNPPIFNGNGLVDLAQLGERR; encoded by the coding sequence ATGGCGGTTGATCTCAAGAATCGCTGCGTGACTGATCGCCGTCGCTTCAGCCTTCAGGCCAGCGTGTTGATCGGCTTGGCTCTTGCCTTCAGCCAAAGTGCTTGCCAACCCAAACGCCAGAGCGAGCGCCTGACGGTGGCAAGCGCCGGGCGCATCTCCTCACTTGATCCTGCACTGGCCAGTACGACAGGGGCGTTGCAAGTCTTAAGTGCCCTCGGCGACACGCTCTACATCCGAGGCAACAACGGAGACTTTGAGCCCCAATTGGCCGCATCTAAGCCAGAGGTCAGTGTGGACGGCCTCAGCATCACCATCCCTCTGCGGCGGGATGTGCTGTTTCACGACGGCAGCCGCTTTGACGCAAAGGCGATGGCCTTCAGTCTGAATCGCTTCTTACGCATCGGCTCCCAGCGCTATTTGCTGAGCAATCGCATCGCAGCCATTGAAACGCCCAGCACCTTTGAGATCCGTCTGCGCCTTAAGCAGCCCTCAAGCTCGATCGAAAGCCTGCTGACATCGCCCTATCTCACCCCCGTATCTCCTAAGGCCTACGCAAACCATGCCGATCGGTTCCTCAATGATCGGTTCATTGGAACGGGCCCCTACACCCTCAGCAGCTTTCGCAACACCCAACAGCGTCTCATCCCATTCCGTCAGTACTGGGGAGACCCTCCGAACAATGTGGGACTCGACCTCATCAATCTCAGCAATTCCACAGCACTGTTTGGAGCCCTCATCAGCGGAGAGGTGGATGTATTGCTGTCGAACTCCATCGATGAAGACCAGAAACGAGCCTTGAGCCAACGGGCTGACAAGACGCTCCTTCAAGAGAGCAAAGGGCCTGCCATGAACATCACCTTCGTGACCCTGCGCAGCAACAGCCCACCGCTGCAAAGTCAAACCGTGCGAAGGGCACTCGCCCATAGCCTCGATCGCCGGCTGATCAGCACCCGCGTTAGCTACTCGCAAAGAGAGCCATTGCGCTCACTGATTCCACCAAGTTTGCGAGGAGGCAAAACCGAACCCTGGCCGACCTACAACCTCGCCACAGCCCGAAAGTTGTTTCAAAAGGCCGGGTACTGCAAAGGACGTCGACTGCAAGTGCCCTTCACGTTCCGCACCAACGTGCCCTCCGATCGATTAATGGCACTCACCTGGCAAGCTCAGCTGAAACGTGATCTGCCCAATTGCGTCCAAATGACCCTCAACGGAGTGGAGTCGACCACGGTGTACAAACAGCTCAGCGAGGGATCGTTCGAGGCGGTGATTCTTGACTGGAGTGGCTCCTATCCAGATCCCGAGGCCTATCTCTCCCCATTGCTCAGTTGCAAGCGCGCCAAAGGAAACATCTGCGAGAAAGGTGAAGCCGTAGATGGCGGAACGTTCTGGACCACACCAGGGCTCCAAGAGGCCTTGAGCCGTAGCGACATGCTGAAGGGAAATCCACGTCTTCAAGAGCTGGCAAACGTGGATGCAATAGCAGCACGAGGAGCTCCTTACATTCCGGTCTGGTTTGTGGCTCCGAAAGCCTGGGCTCAGCTCCGTTTGAACCCTCCCATCTTTAATGGCAACGGGCTCGTGGATCTGGCCCAACTGGGAGAGCGACGCTAA
- a CDS encoding carbonic anhydrase — protein MTLNRRSFLFRSGLNAFGLAAAMQLIKPAKAEAAFLAPKESARSCRPDDSLTALIEGNARFAAAWQAKNKATSLNDRAQVMSNLWLDNCFLPASVLEESQSPWASILSCADSRVAPEWIFDAAAGDLFVVRSAGNTPFNEGIASLEFGVAVLKTPLILVLGHSNCGAVKAARSSHSLTPLFDQLIMPIRANLVPGNNLENAVKNNASATAQQLSTRSDVLANAVQMGNLQIVAGYFDIASGKVSII, from the coding sequence GTGACACTCAATCGACGCTCTTTTCTGTTTCGTAGTGGTCTAAACGCTTTTGGTCTTGCGGCTGCGATGCAGTTGATCAAGCCAGCCAAGGCCGAAGCAGCATTTCTAGCGCCCAAGGAATCCGCGAGATCCTGCCGCCCAGACGATTCACTCACTGCACTAATCGAGGGAAATGCGCGGTTTGCGGCAGCTTGGCAAGCGAAGAACAAGGCAACAAGTTTGAACGATCGTGCGCAAGTGATGTCCAACCTTTGGTTAGACAATTGCTTCCTTCCTGCAAGCGTTCTGGAAGAATCTCAATCCCCTTGGGCATCTATCCTTAGCTGTGCTGACTCCAGAGTTGCTCCGGAATGGATTTTTGATGCTGCTGCTGGTGATTTGTTTGTCGTCCGCAGTGCAGGGAACACGCCTTTTAACGAAGGGATTGCCTCTCTTGAGTTTGGCGTTGCGGTCTTAAAAACACCCTTGATTTTGGTATTGGGCCACAGCAATTGTGGCGCTGTCAAGGCAGCTCGATCGAGTCATTCACTCACACCACTGTTCGATCAGCTGATCATGCCGATACGAGCCAACTTGGTCCCAGGGAACAACTTAGAGAATGCTGTGAAGAATAATGCCAGTGCTACCGCTCAACAGCTCAGCACGCGCAGCGATGTTTTAGCAAATGCGGTTCAAATGGGGAATCTTCAGATCGTGGCAGGGTATTTCGACATTGCCTCCGGAAAAGTCTCCATCATCTGA
- a CDS encoding AbrB family transcriptional regulator has product MLTGSELLTKVKDLGDVSKTDLATACGYVSKKKDGSDRVNFTAFYEALLNAKGIDLGGGNAGVGKGGRKLSYVATVQGNGNLLIGKAYTAMLDLQVGDEFTIKLGKKAIRLIPVGGEEEGDE; this is encoded by the coding sequence ATGCTTACCGGATCCGAACTGCTCACCAAGGTCAAGGACCTAGGCGATGTTTCCAAGACTGATCTCGCCACAGCTTGTGGCTACGTCTCCAAAAAGAAAGACGGAAGCGACCGGGTCAATTTCACAGCCTTTTATGAGGCTCTCCTCAATGCCAAGGGCATTGACCTCGGCGGCGGAAACGCTGGCGTTGGTAAAGGTGGACGCAAGCTTTCTTACGTTGCAACAGTTCAAGGCAACGGCAATCTGCTGATCGGCAAGGCTTATACAGCCATGCTTGATCTCCAAGTTGGTGACGAATTCACAATCAAGCTTGGCAAAAAAGCAATTCGCCTGATTCCTGTTGGTGGTGAGGAAGAAGGCGACGAGTGA
- a CDS encoding alpha/beta hydrolase translates to MRETGSTSGLVLALRRRSTGLRIAAGCACSLLFLGVLPRPLWAASQLEVQIDGTVIPFSIGDLAKWARSDGGHRSELSTWFSLLAPESRAGVLELLQAPVILDRSMARQLLNSWAGRQLLDQIADLVRVDDDTEGVIVRQTINELLTQQQQISSLDLLEALPAESVRLDLDLLLELASGWRMQLERQQNLVRRLDRIPLTASASNRVAVSPQDSDPWLEPRLMSLEVSHRKEPLGFQLWLPVEGAPKREQWMVLMPGLGGSPDHFRWLGRGLSRRGWAVLVPEQPGSDDAAVQALLEGRLSPPGAEVLPARLKDLDALLKARAQGVFQVPGQRLVLAGHSLGAFSALLSTGARPAPGLARRCSSVLGDLPLSNLSRLLQCQLVDVSLPKQVAPNALSAVIGFNSFGSLLWPANSLSKIVKVPVLFTGGTLDLITPPISEQLGLLLAMPADPSSRVVLVEGASHFSPVRVEGQRQGGRGEDLFQLGEELVGVQPLKVQALLEQEVVQFLLEQEESKAEPRSRAKTLHLKRGELHLHRLDREAASALVHQ, encoded by the coding sequence TTGCGGGAAACTGGTTCCACCAGTGGACTGGTCTTGGCCTTGCGAAGACGCTCAACAGGACTGCGAATAGCTGCAGGTTGTGCTTGCAGTCTGCTGTTTTTAGGCGTCTTACCGCGTCCGTTGTGGGCTGCTTCTCAGCTGGAAGTGCAGATCGATGGCACGGTTATTCCCTTTTCCATTGGTGATTTAGCGAAATGGGCGCGGTCGGATGGAGGTCATCGCTCCGAGCTCAGTACTTGGTTCTCCTTGTTAGCTCCAGAGAGTCGAGCCGGAGTGTTGGAGCTGCTTCAGGCGCCTGTGATCCTGGATCGCAGCATGGCGCGTCAGCTGTTGAATAGCTGGGCTGGCCGGCAATTGTTAGATCAAATTGCTGATTTAGTGCGGGTGGATGATGACACGGAGGGGGTCATTGTTCGACAAACGATCAACGAACTCCTAACTCAACAGCAGCAAATTTCAAGCTTGGATTTGCTTGAGGCATTGCCTGCTGAAAGTGTTCGTCTCGATCTCGATCTTTTGCTTGAGCTGGCATCCGGTTGGCGGATGCAACTTGAGCGCCAACAAAACTTGGTGCGCCGTCTGGATCGCATCCCCCTCACGGCCTCAGCTTCGAATCGTGTTGCGGTCTCCCCTCAAGACTCTGACCCATGGTTAGAGCCGCGCCTGATGTCCTTGGAGGTCAGCCATCGCAAGGAGCCTTTGGGGTTTCAGCTTTGGCTGCCTGTGGAAGGGGCCCCAAAGCGAGAGCAATGGATGGTGCTGATGCCCGGTTTAGGGGGCAGCCCAGATCATTTCCGCTGGCTTGGCCGCGGCCTCAGTCGTCGAGGTTGGGCCGTCTTAGTTCCAGAGCAACCTGGCAGCGATGACGCGGCGGTCCAAGCGCTATTGGAAGGGCGTCTTTCCCCTCCCGGTGCCGAAGTGCTTCCCGCTCGGCTCAAGGATCTTGATGCCTTGCTTAAGGCCCGCGCTCAGGGAGTATTTCAGGTGCCAGGTCAACGCTTGGTCTTAGCTGGCCACTCTCTGGGTGCGTTTAGTGCACTGCTTTCAACAGGTGCAAGGCCAGCTCCAGGTCTTGCGCGTCGTTGCTCTTCTGTTTTGGGTGATTTGCCGTTGAGCAACCTGTCGCGTCTGTTGCAGTGTCAGTTAGTAGATGTTTCTTTGCCCAAGCAAGTCGCACCCAATGCGTTGTCGGCTGTGATTGGCTTCAACAGTTTTGGCAGCTTGCTTTGGCCTGCCAACTCTCTTTCGAAAATCGTCAAAGTGCCTGTGTTGTTCACGGGCGGCACCCTCGATCTGATCACGCCACCGATCAGCGAACAGTTGGGTTTGTTGTTGGCGATGCCTGCCGATCCTTCCAGTCGAGTGGTGCTTGTGGAGGGAGCGAGTCATTTTTCCCCCGTGCGGGTGGAGGGGCAAAGGCAAGGTGGACGGGGTGAGGATCTTTTTCAGCTGGGAGAAGAACTCGTAGGTGTTCAGCCGCTCAAGGTGCAAGCGCTCTTGGAGCAGGAGGTGGTGCAGTTTTTATTGGAACAAGAAGAGAGCAAGGCTGAGCCTCGATCCAGGGCCAAGACGCTGCATTTGAAGCGGGGAGAGCTTCACCTTCATCGGCTCGATCGAGAAGCGGCGTCAGCCTTAGTGCATCAGTAA
- a CDS encoding homoserine dehydrogenase translates to MSTRIGIGLLGLGTVGAGVASILQTPEGRHPLIADLDLVRVAVRDRNRPRPIALDANILTTSPEAVVDDPAVNVVVEVMGGIEPARTLIMRAISAGKSVVTANKSVIARHGEEIAAAAAAAGVYVLIEAAVGGGIPIIEPLKQSLGSNRIQRVSGIINGTTNYILSRMADEGADYNAVLRDAQDLGYAEADPAADVEGLDAADKIAILSGLAFGGPIDRNGIYTAGISTLQSRDVDYATQLGYGVKLLAVAESMEPDPSHPTSLPLAVSVQPTLVPNDHPLAGVNGVNNAILVEGDPIGRVMFYGPGAGSGPTASAVVADILNIAGVRQLKPAEGNLDPLLAASSWRACHLANTEQTSQRNYVRFKTENAPGVIGRIGSCFGDHNVSIQSIVQLEASDAGAEIVVITHVVGNAQMSAALKAIHALPGVLSLDAHLGCL, encoded by the coding sequence ATGTCCACCCGGATCGGAATCGGCCTTCTCGGTCTCGGCACTGTGGGTGCCGGAGTGGCAAGCATTCTCCAGACACCTGAAGGGAGACATCCTCTAATCGCTGACCTGGATTTAGTGAGGGTGGCGGTTAGAGATCGAAACCGCCCACGGCCCATCGCTCTGGACGCAAACATCCTCACAACATCTCCTGAAGCCGTCGTCGACGACCCTGCAGTGAACGTTGTGGTGGAAGTGATGGGAGGCATCGAGCCAGCTCGCACTCTGATCATGCGCGCGATTTCCGCCGGGAAGTCGGTAGTTACTGCGAACAAATCCGTGATCGCCAGGCATGGCGAAGAAATTGCTGCAGCAGCTGCGGCCGCAGGTGTGTATGTGCTGATTGAAGCCGCTGTTGGCGGCGGGATTCCGATCATTGAGCCTCTCAAGCAATCGCTCGGAAGCAACCGCATTCAGCGCGTGAGCGGAATCATTAATGGCACCACTAATTACATCTTGAGTCGGATGGCTGATGAGGGTGCGGATTACAACGCTGTCCTTCGCGACGCCCAGGATCTGGGTTACGCCGAAGCGGACCCAGCTGCAGATGTCGAAGGGCTTGATGCTGCAGACAAAATCGCCATCTTGTCTGGATTGGCCTTCGGGGGGCCCATTGATCGCAACGGCATCTACACGGCAGGGATCAGCACGCTGCAAAGCAGAGACGTGGATTACGCCACGCAGTTGGGCTATGGCGTGAAGCTCCTTGCCGTGGCCGAAAGCATGGAGCCCGATCCCAGCCATCCCACGTCCCTACCTCTGGCGGTCAGCGTTCAACCAACCCTGGTCCCCAATGATCATCCCCTCGCCGGGGTGAATGGGGTGAACAACGCCATTTTGGTCGAGGGGGATCCGATCGGAAGGGTGATGTTTTATGGACCCGGTGCTGGCTCTGGCCCCACCGCTTCGGCCGTGGTGGCCGACATCCTCAACATCGCTGGGGTTCGCCAACTCAAGCCAGCAGAAGGAAATCTGGACCCTCTGCTTGCAGCCTCGAGCTGGCGCGCATGCCACCTAGCGAACACGGAGCAAACCAGTCAACGAAATTACGTGCGTTTCAAAACAGAAAATGCACCTGGCGTCATCGGCCGGATTGGCAGCTGCTTCGGCGACCACAACGTCTCCATCCAATCGATCGTTCAGCTCGAAGCCAGTGATGCGGGAGCTGAAATCGTTGTGATCACCCACGTTGTTGGGAATGCGCAAATGAGTGCAGCTCTCAAAGCTATTCATGCACTTCCCGGGGTCCTGAGCCTGGATGCCCATCTTGGCTGCCTTTGA